Genomic window (Enterobacteriaceae bacterium 4M9):
ACAGGCACCCGCCCAGGCCATCACCAGCGAAATCAGCGCAACGCTCAGCAGCGGCAATCCCCAGTCGTTATTAATATCGTGGATTTTACCCATTACCGGCGGCCCGCAGGCCGCCAGCAGATAGCCAATGCTCTGTGCCATGCCGGAAAGTGCCGCCGCCTGGTGCGCAGAACTGGCGCGCAGGCCAATAAACGTCAGTCCCAGTATCATGGTGGCACCGGAGCCGAAGCCAAATACAATAACCCACAGCAGCGCAAGGCCTGGCGCGAGCCACAGCCCGACAGCACTGGCGGCACACAGCAGGGCAACCAGCGCGGCAATAATGCGCTGGTCAGACAAGCGCGCTAACAGCAAGCCAATAAACAGCCCCGGTACTGCGGTAGCAAGCTGCATCAGCCCGTGCAGTGAACCGGCCTGTGCCGCGCTCATACCGTGACTGACAAGAATCGCGGGTAACCAGCCTATCACCACGTAATACACCAGCGAATTCAGCCCCAGAAACAGCGTCACCTGCCAGGCAAGCGGCGAGCGCCACAGTTTGCGCCCATGAGATACGGCGTTGCCAGACAGTGCCGCACTCTGGCTTTTACGCAGCCCTGGCAACCACAACAGCAGCGCCAGCAGCGGGAAAATAACCAGTGCCAGTAGCGCTCCCTGCCAGCCCAAACCGTAGGCAGCAAGCGGCACCATCAGCGCGGAGCCGACGGCAGCAGCAATGCCCATCGTCAGCGAATAAGCGCCAGTCAGGCGTGCGACGTGCCCTGGGAAATCCCGTTTAATCAGCCCCGGCAGCAGCACGTTACCAAAGGCAATTCCGCAGCCGATAACCAGCGTACCCAGCCACAGTAAAGCTTCAAATCCGCTGGAGCGCAGGGCGATACCAAGGCAAATTAAAATCATCGCGCTCAACAGGCTGCGCTCCATGCCGACTCGGCGTGCCAGGCCTGCGGCCAGCGGAGCAATAACAGCAAAGGCCAGCAGCGGCAGCGTAGTGAGCAGACCGGTCTGGGCAGTCGAAAGGCTAAATGCACTGCGAATGTCGTCCAGAAGCGGTGCCACGCCGGTAAATGTCGCGCGCAGTGCCGTGGCGGTAGTGAGAATAGCGAGCAGCATCAGCCAGCGCTGACGTGTGTTCGTTGAATTAACGTTATGCATAAACAACCCATCCTAAAACAATGCCCGCAGGGTAACGCTTCGTGGATTGTTAAGAAACAAGCTAAAATGACAGTTTATCGCTAAATTCGGACAGATTATGGAGCAGGACCTGGAATTAGCCGGGTACGATCCGGACAGCAGCACGGCGCCGGTTGTGGCGTTTCATATTCGAGTGCATGAGCGCGATCGCGAGGTGGCACGTCATCGTCACCGTAAAGGACAATTGATTCTGGCGTTGCACGGAGGCGTGACCTGTGAGGTGGATAAGGCGATGTGGATGGTGCCGCCTCTGCACGCGGTGTGGATACCGGGGCTAATGCCGCATATCAATCGTGTGACTGCCAACGCGCGCTTGTGCTTTTTGTTTATTGAACCTGGTGCTGTCAGCATGCCTGAACGCTGTTGCACGCTGAAAATCTCGCCGCTGGTGCGTGAACTGATTCTGACGCTGGCGCAACGTAACGCGACGCCAGCGCCTTGTGCGGCGACACAGCGGTTGATTCAGGTGCTGTTTGATGAGTTGCCCGTTCAGCCGGTGGAAGGGCTCCATTTGCCTGTTTCGGATAACCCGAAAATTCGTGCCATGGCGACGTTTATCGCCACCGAGCCGCAAAGCCGACGCACGCTGGCCCAGTGGGCCTCGCAGCTGGCGATGAGCGAACGCAGCCTGGCACGCCTGGTAATGAAAGAGACGGGCCTCAGCTTTCGGCGCTGGCGCCAGCAGTTGCAGCTCATTATCGCGCTGCGTTGTTTGATTGAAGGTCAGTCGGTACAGCAGGTCGCGCAGGCGCTGGGTTACGACTCCACAACGGCGTTTATCACCATGTTCAAAAATGGGCTGGGCCAGACGCCAGGTCGCTGGCTGGCGTCAACCCAGGGGGCAGCAGGCGGGAAATAGCGCTGTCGCTCGCGCGGGAATCACTCGCTTTACTCAAAGCCGCGTATTGATGCTCTTAACCTGCAACAGGTTTAACGCCACCTTACATTCGGCGATGCCGGTATGCGCCTGGCTGGTGACGGACGGCGCAATCAGCGTGCCCTCGCGGCGCTCAACGCAAGGGCGCTATTGCCTGCCGACGATAAGCGACACCAGGCCTGCGGCAATCAGCGGCCCAACCGGCACACCGCGAAACAGCGCCACGCCCAGCACGGTGCCTACCAGCAGGCCGGCCACCAGCGACGGTTGGCTACTCATCAGTGTCACGCCGCGTCCGCCAAGCCAGGAAACGAGAACGCCCACAGCAATGGCGACCAGGGATTTCCAGTTCAGAAAGGCGCTATACAGCGTTGACGGTGGCAGATTACCACTGGCAATCGGTGCCATCACGCCAATGGTCAGAATGATTATCCCGACGGTCAGCCCCTGTTTTTCAATCCACGGAAAGAGGTGACTTAGCGGCGTAACCCGCACAATGATAAGCACCAGAATGGAGATAGCGACGGTGGTGTTATGGCTGACAAAGCCCAGCGCGGCCAGCGCCAGCAGTATCAGCAGCGTACTGTCGAACATAATATAAATCCCTGCCAGAAAAGGTGAACCGGTTATGTTTGCTGCGCGATGAATACCCGCGCTACGTTCTACTTTAAGCATGAGCCGCGCATTACGGCGATCTTTTTTATCGGGCAGTCAGGGATTTGGGCATGCGCCTGAGAAACACCGTAACGTTGGGGAATATTGCGCGCTTACGGCCAGGATGATGCCGCCAGGTAAGCATAATGTTCACCCGCCTGAAATACACAGAGCGGGGTGAACGTAATCCGTGTTGGCGGGCAGCGTTAGCTCTCTGGCGTGACACGGCGGAAGGCCACAAGCTCCGGTTGCGCAATGCGCAGGTAGTCCTGGGCGTTGAGGATAATGGATTTATCAAGCTGGCCGGCGTTAAAGGCGATGTCATCAAAGCGCTCAAATATCAGCGGGTCGGCCACCAGCTTCAGCGCGCTGTGGAAGCTAAACGGCGGGATAGCGCCAAAGACGCAGCCGGTAAGCGCATCGACCTCCGCAGGGCTTGCCAGCGAGGCCCGCAGCCCGCCGATATGCACGGCGATTTTCGCCAGATCCGCCTGCTGGTCTGCCGCCAGAATGGCCAGCACGTGTTGGTTTACGCCATTGCCCTTTATCTTACACACCAGTGCCTTTGCGCCCTGGCCGAGTGCCGTACCGCGAAGCTCGGATACCGCCTCACATTTGCCCACAGGTTCATGTTCCATAACGCGAAATCGGGCGTTCTCGCGCGTGAGCAGGTCGAGAAGCTGCTGGTGGATATCTGTAAGGGTGGCGTCGGTCATCGCGTGCTCCTGCAGGCTGTAGCATGTTAATAAGCCACAAGAATAATGCACTTCAGGGAGGATTATTATGTGTTTTGTGGCATGGCGGTGGCATATCCGGGGCGGCATTCAGGCAGAGGTGAGATTTTATCGTTCATTGTGCAGCAGGGCATCTGCCGCTGCGGGTTCAGCATGACGTGTGCTTCAGTAAACGTGTATCTGTTGCGGTGGGACACTTTTTCAGCGGCTGCATGTGGAGCGCTGGCGTATTTTTGCAGGAGAGGTCATTGATAAAAAAAGACAACCGCCAGCGGCGGCTGTCTTTGGCATAACCCTATGCTTCGCTTGCCTGCTTCTGGAACAGTTCGCGGAACACCGGGTAAATATCTTCCTGATCGCGAATGTGCTGCATGGCAAAGTTATCGAATTGCGCCTGCAGGTGTTCGTATTCACGCCACAGTGTCTGGTGGGCGCGGCGGGTGATTTCAATGTAGCTGTAGTAACGCACCACCGGCAGCAGCTTTTTCGCCAGAATTTCGTGGCACAGCGGTGAGTCATCGGCCCAGTTATCGCCATCGGAGGCCTGAGCGGCATAGATATTCCACTGTGCCGGGTCATAGCGCTCTTTTACAACTTCATCCATCAACTTCAGGGCGCTGGAGACAATGGTGCCGCCGGTTTCCTGCGAGTAGAAGAACTCGTGTTCATCAACCTCTTTCGCCTGTGTGTGGTGGCGGATATACACCACTTCCACGTTTTTGTAGGTGCGGCTCAAAAACAAGTACAGCAGGATATAAAAACGTTTAGCCATATCCTTTGTGGCCTGGTCCATTGAGCCGGAAACGTCCATCAGGCAGAACATCACCGCCTGGCTCGATGGTTCCGGGCGTTTTTCATAATTTTTGTAGCGGAGATCGAAAGTGTCGATAAACGGCACTCTGGCGATGCGCTCACGCAGTTCAATTATCTCTTTACGCAGCCGCTCTTCTTCAATGAGTTGCGCCGGTTCGCTGTGGGCGACTTGCTCAAGCGCATCTTCCAGTTCACGTAGCTCGCGGCGGCGTGCGGCGGTCATAGCGGTGCGTCGCGCCAGCGAGTTTTGCAGTGAACGCACTACGCTAATGTTGGCCGGAACACCGTTGGCGGTGAAGCCTGCGCGATGGGTTTTGTACTCGGTAAGCTGGCGCTGCTGGTTTTTCTTCAGGTTGGGCAGCGCCAAATCTTCAAACAGCAGATCGAGATATTCGTCTTTGGAAATCTGAAAGACAAATTCGTCCTGACCGTCGCCGTCAGGGCTGGCCTGGCCCTGGCCGCTGCCGGACCCACCGCCGCCGCCCTGCGGGCGCTCAATGCGGTCGTTTTGTACGAAGTGATCGTTACCCGGGTGCACGCGATGACGCAGGCCGCCGCGGCCCTGGTGAAAAATCGGTTCACTGATGTCGTCATGCGGGATTGAGACCGATTCGCCGCTGTCTACGTCAGTCACAGAACGTTTGTTAATGGCCCCGGAGATAGACTGTTTAATCTGCGTCTTGTAACGGCGTAAAAAGCGCTGGCGGTTAACCGTGCTTTTATTTTTGCCGTTCAGACGTCGGTCAATGAAATAGGACATAATTCCCCCCAACAGCTTGTGCCCGGTGCACAGCAGCCGCACGGATACCTGCGGCTGATGTTAACGCCGGGCAGCGGTTGCCCGCCGCCCGGCTGCTGCGTTTGTCTTATGACGATTTACGCACGCGCAGATACCATTCACACAGCAGACGCACCTGCTTGCGGGTATAGCCTTTCTCCATCATACGGTCGACAAAATCGTCGTGCTTTTTCTGCTCGTCGGTGGAGGTTTTGGCATTGAACGAAATTACCGGCAACAGTTCCTC
Coding sequences:
- a CDS encoding CynX/NimT family MFS transporter codes for the protein MHNVNSTNTRQRWLMLLAILTTATALRATFTGVAPLLDDIRSAFSLSTAQTGLLTTLPLLAFAVIAPLAAGLARRVGMERSLLSAMILICLGIALRSSGFEALLWLGTLVIGCGIAFGNVLLPGLIKRDFPGHVARLTGAYSLTMGIAAAVGSALMVPLAAYGLGWQGALLALVIFPLLALLLWLPGLRKSQSAALSGNAVSHGRKLWRSPLAWQVTLFLGLNSLVYYVVIGWLPAILVSHGMSAAQAGSLHGLMQLATAVPGLFIGLLLARLSDQRIIAALVALLCAASAVGLWLAPGLALLWVIVFGFGSGATMILGLTFIGLRASSAHQAAALSGMAQSIGYLLAACGPPVMGKIHDINNDWGLPLLSVALISLVMAWAGACAGRDREIEPAARPA
- a CDS encoding YbaK/prolyl-tRNA synthetase associated domain-containing protein, with amino-acid sequence MTDATLTDIHQQLLDLLTRENARFRVMEHEPVGKCEAVSELRGTALGQGAKALVCKIKGNGVNQHVLAILAADQQADLAKIAVHIGGLRASLASPAEVDALTGCVFGAIPPFSFHSALKLVADPLIFERFDDIAFNAGQLDKSIILNAQDYLRIAQPELVAFRRVTPES
- a CDS encoding DUF441 domain-containing protein translates to MFDSTLLILLALAALGFVSHNTTVAISILVLIIVRVTPLSHLFPWIEKQGLTVGIIILTIGVMAPIASGNLPPSTLYSAFLNWKSLVAIAVGVLVSWLGGRGVTLMSSQPSLVAGLLVGTVLGVALFRGVPVGPLIAAGLVSLIVGRQ
- a CDS encoding YeaH/YhbH family protein; the encoded protein is MSYFIDRRLNGKNKSTVNRQRFLRRYKTQIKQSISGAINKRSVTDVDSGESVSIPHDDISEPIFHQGRGGLRHRVHPGNDHFVQNDRIERPQGGGGGSGSGQGQASPDGDGQDEFVFQISKDEYLDLLFEDLALPNLKKNQQRQLTEYKTHRAGFTANGVPANISVVRSLQNSLARRTAMTAARRRELRELEDALEQVAHSEPAQLIEEERLRKEIIELRERIARVPFIDTFDLRYKNYEKRPEPSSQAVMFCLMDVSGSMDQATKDMAKRFYILLYLFLSRTYKNVEVVYIRHHTQAKEVDEHEFFYSQETGGTIVSSALKLMDEVVKERYDPAQWNIYAAQASDGDNWADDSPLCHEILAKKLLPVVRYYSYIEITRRAHQTLWREYEHLQAQFDNFAMQHIRDQEDIYPVFRELFQKQASEA
- a CDS encoding helix-turn-helix transcriptional regulator, yielding MEQDLELAGYDPDSSTAPVVAFHIRVHERDREVARHRHRKGQLILALHGGVTCEVDKAMWMVPPLHAVWIPGLMPHINRVTANARLCFLFIEPGAVSMPERCCTLKISPLVRELILTLAQRNATPAPCAATQRLIQVLFDELPVQPVEGLHLPVSDNPKIRAMATFIATEPQSRRTLAQWASQLAMSERSLARLVMKETGLSFRRWRQQLQLIIALRCLIEGQSVQQVAQALGYDSTTAFITMFKNGLGQTPGRWLASTQGAAGGK